The following nucleotide sequence is from Chloracidobacterium validum.
TTTGCCTGTGTGCCTCGGCTGACTTCACCAACAAGAAAGGCTACCTACAGTATCGCTTTGGGCGGCCTGGGCGAGTCGAGTTGGAATATCCCGCCGACCAAAGTGTTGGTTCTCAGCGGTTGTTCTACTATGCGCATTACACGCGCTATCAACGCGAGTGGGCTTCCGTCCGCTTCAAGAACAAGGAATACAACTACCGAATCTACTACAGCTACGACGGCGAAGCTGGGCGACCGACGGTTGAGTACGGTTTGAATGTCTATCTCGGCGAAGGCGACAAGGGCACCAATTTCACACTACGGCGCAATAGCGTGGTCGGTGCACTCCAGGAACTCGAAGGGGCTATCCAGTGTGACCGTGAGGACGCGCTGGCCGACTGTCCGTGATGTGGAACGGTGCTTGGAATAGACTGCACGCCGTAGGCTGAGGGGGGCGGCAACGTCAGCCCGGCGGGAGTGCCTGCAAAAATCGTTGCCAAGCTGGCTGTCGCCGGAAACGTAAGCGACTGCGACAGATGCCGCCTTGGGGACACCGGAAAGCATTTGGATTGGCGCAATGTTTCGCCACGCAGGGGACATCGGCTGGCGCATGCTGGAAGCGGGGTGGGACACCGCCTGGCTTCTCCTGGCGCCGCAGCGGTGTCGGTGCTGCGGTGACTTGGTTGAACGGTACCGGGATGGTGTCGTTTGCCAATCCTGCTGGGAACGATGGCTCACCGAGCAAAAGCAGCGCCCGATGATTTGTGAGCGTTGTGGTCGGTGGGCAGACGCAACCGTGACGGTCGGCATGGCACGGCGCGAGTGCGAGCAGTGCGCGCCGTGGGTGCTGACTTGGGCGCGGTCCGCCGGCGCCTACACCGGCGCGCTGCGCGTGACGTTACTGGCTCTGAAACGTGCCCCGCCGTTGCCCGTGCCGCTCCGCCGGTTGCTTCAGCAGATTTGGCAGCATGAAAGCCTGCTGCATACGAGTGACCTGATTGTACCGATTCCCCTTGCGCAGGAACGGCAAGCGCGCCGTGGCTACAATCAGGCGGAGTTGCTGGCCCGTGAGGTTGCGCGCGCTGCCCAGCGGCCGCTGGTGCTCGGCGTGGTGGAGCGCGTCAGGGAGACCATCCCGCATCGCGCCGGACTCGATGAACAAGCACGTCGGGCTGGACTGAAAGGCGCGTTTTGCGTGGCGCGCCCACGCCTGGTTCGCAATCGGCGGGTCTTGTTGGTGGATGATGTGCTGACTTCAGGCGCTACGCTCGATCTGGCTGCCCAGGCCCTGCTTGCTGCCGGGGCGCTGGACGTCAGCGCGCTGACCGCTGCGCGCACGCTTCGGCGCGCGCGCCCAGTAATCCGATGATCAGACGCCAAGCGGCACACCAAGAGCGGCAGGTATGCCTTGTGGCCGGATTGACGGCCGTGGCGTTTTCAGCCTTGGTGGTTGTCCATCCGCAGCCACTGGCCTGGGAAATTGCCTTCACGCGCTGGGTTCAGCAGTGGACGCTGCTTTACCTACCGCTGGCAGCGGTGTCCTGGCCCGGCAATTCGGTCGCCATACAGGGGCTGGGGCTGGTACTGATTTGCTGGCTGCTGGCACGTCACGGGTGGCGGCGGGAGGCGCGGACGTTGGCCTGGGTAGGCGTTGGCGTCTTTCTGCTGAACCTGGGCCTCAAGGCACTGGTTGGGCGGCCACGTCCAACGGCGGAGGTCGTGACACTGTACGCGGCGGCCCATGGATGGAGCTTTCCATCCGGTCATGTGATGTTCTACACGGCGTTCTACGGTGGCTTGGTCGGCTTTGCCGGCGGTAAGCTGTCGCCGGGCATCAGCCGGACGGTTATCATGGCGCTGGGCGCGCTCCTGGTTGGCTTGGTTGGATGGTCGCGGATTTTCTTGGGCGCGCACTGGTTGACCGATGTCATAGCCGGCTACGGCTTCGGAATCGTCTGGCTGCTTCTCATTGGACGGCCGTTGTGGCGCCCGTCACTTTTGGAAACCAGACCTGCCACGGCAAGTCCTGACCACTCGCCGTCTAAACCGTAATGCGCAGAGGAATCTGCCCGTATCACCGAGATTCCCAACCACCACCCGCTTGATCAGCAAAGGAAAATCACAATGTCTGACCTTTGGATTCCACCGTGGCTGTTACCCTGGCTGCCAGGCATTCCCTGGATGCGTATCTGGACCTACCTGATTGTTTTTTACCTGATCTACTCACTCTTCACGTTGTGGTCCTACCGGTTTTCGATTCAGGCAACCGGAATGCGCGAAGCAACCTTCCAGCAGGCAGCCATCGTGCGGGCCGTGGATATTGGGCTGCTGATTCTGGCGTTCTTCCTGCCGATTTCCTGGCTTGTCAAGCTGCCACTGCTCTTCGTGGGGCAGATTGTCGCCTTTGCGCTGGTTTTTGAAGCGCCTGCCGGACGCGCCATCATTGGCGCGATGCTTTCGTGGATCATGGCCGGGATGTTCACGGCCATCTACATTGGGCTTTTGGCGCTCTACATTTGGTTGTTCCGCAGCTTGCCGTATGGCTATGGCATGGCGTGATGACTCGGCGCGGCGGTGTGCCGCGCCGTGGCTCGTAGGTACATGTTCTTGAGTTCGATGTAGTGCTGGACGCCTTCGGCAATGCGCTGGCGCTCCGCGTCGGTGACGGGACGCTTCACCTTGGCCGGCACGCCCGCGACGAGTGAGCCGTCCGGCACCACCATGCCTTCGGGAACGACTGCGCCGGCCGCCACGATGCTGCCTTCGCCAACCACGGCGCCATCCAGGACGATGGCCCCCATGCCGATGAGGCAGTGGTCGCCAATCGTGCAGCCATGGGCGATGACGCGGTGCCCGACGAGAACGCGGCAACCAATGTGAAGCGCAAACCGCCCGCCAGTGACGTGAAGCACACTGTTGTCTTGAATGTTTGTTTCAGCGCCGATGCGAATGTGGTTGACATCACCGCGCACGGTGCAGTTGAACCAAATGCTGGCATCCCGGCCAACCTCGACCGCACCGATGACATCCGCCGACGGTGCGATATAAACCCCAGCCTCCAGCTTTGGAAATGCCTGCTCAAACGCTAGAACTGCCATCGCCCCTGACGCTCCTTGTTGTGACTTTTCTGAAGCCTAGCGATGACTGAACCCGACTTCAAAGATGTTGTTGGCTGGACCCTGCCCGACGCGCAAGCCCGGCTCGGTGGGCTGGGCTGGCAACGGGAAGTCCGCCCTGAAATGTTTCGTTCTGCCCGCTTTGACGCGGGGAGCAAATCGCTTCTGGTTACGGCCGATGGCTGGCAAATGGCCGATG
It contains:
- a CDS encoding gamma carbonic anhydrase family protein, which codes for MAVLAFEQAFPKLEAGVYIAPSADVIGAVEVGRDASIWFNCTVRGDVNHIRIGAETNIQDNSVLHVTGGRFALHIGCRVLVGHRVIAHGCTIGDHCLIGMGAIVLDGAVVGEGSIVAAGAVVPEGMVVPDGSLVAGVPAKVKRPVTDAERQRIAEGVQHYIELKNMYLRATARHTAAPSHHAMP
- a CDS encoding ComF family protein, which codes for MFRHAGDIGWRMLEAGWDTAWLLLAPQRCRCCGDLVERYRDGVVCQSCWERWLTEQKQRPMICERCGRWADATVTVGMARRECEQCAPWVLTWARSAGAYTGALRVTLLALKRAPPLPVPLRRLLQQIWQHESLLHTSDLIVPIPLAQERQARRGYNQAELLAREVARAAQRPLVLGVVERVRETIPHRAGLDEQARRAGLKGAFCVARPRLVRNRRVLLVDDVLTSGATLDLAAQALLAAGALDVSALTAARTLRRARPVIR
- a CDS encoding phosphatase PAP2 family protein codes for the protein MIRRQAAHQERQVCLVAGLTAVAFSALVVVHPQPLAWEIAFTRWVQQWTLLYLPLAAVSWPGNSVAIQGLGLVLICWLLARHGWRREARTLAWVGVGVFLLNLGLKALVGRPRPTAEVVTLYAAAHGWSFPSGHVMFYTAFYGGLVGFAGGKLSPGISRTVIMALGALLVGLVGWSRIFLGAHWLTDVIAGYGFGIVWLLLIGRPLWRPSLLETRPATASPDHSPSKP